In the genome of Coregonus clupeaformis isolate EN_2021a chromosome 11, ASM2061545v1, whole genome shotgun sequence, one region contains:
- the LOC121576459 gene encoding antithrombin-III translates to MRLPQFVWTLGLLLPLLSTSQAFKDICNAKPKDVPLEPRCIYRSPEDEATTGDANPEKVPENTNPRVWELSKANSRFALSLFKQLAQGKPSEENIFMSPISISSAFAMTKLGACNNTLKQIMNVFEFDTIKEKTSDQVHFFFAKLNCRLYRKKDKTTELISANRLFGEKSLAFNEIYQNISELVYGAKLMPLNFKEKPELSRVTINDWIANKTENRIRNTLPKDSLNSNTVLVLVNTIYFKGQWKSKFDKKNVFKADFYVSKSKTCPVSMMYQETKFHYGRFMEDKVQVLELPYRGEDMTMVLILPLKDTPLSEVEENLDLKKLTGWLHNMKETSVSVKLPRFRIEDSFSLKEKLQAMGLEDLFSPKDASLPGILEDETNDLYISDAFHKAFLEVNEEGSEATAATVVMAIGRSINLNREVFVANRPFLLLIRESTINTIVFTGRVADPCDP, encoded by the exons ATGAGGCTGCCCCAGTTTGTGTGGACTCTGGGGCTGCTATTGCCTTTGCTGTCAACCTCCCAGGCGTTCAAAGACATCTGCAATGCCAAGCCCAAAGACGTGCCCCTGGAGCCCAGGTGCATCTACCGCAGCCCCGAGGACGAAGCCACGACAGGGGACGCTAACCCGGAAAAAGTCCCTGAGAACACCAATCCCCGGGTGTGGGAGCTGTCCAAGGCCAACAGTCGCTTCGCTCTGTCCCTGTTCAAGCAGCTAGCCCAGGGCAAACCCAGCGAGGAAAACATCTTCATGTCCCCTATCAGCATCTCCTCAGCCTTCGCTATGACCAAGCTGGGCGCCTGCAACAACACGCTCAAACAGATTATGAAT GTGTTTGAGTTTGACACAATCAAAGAGAAGACGTCGGACCAAGTGCATTTCTTCTTCGCCAAGCTAAACTGTCGCCTGTACCGCAAGAAAGACAAGACCACAGAACTGATCTCCGCCAATCGTCTTTTCGGAGAAAAGTCTCTGGCATTCAATGAGATTTACCAGAATATCAGTGAGCTGGTGTATGGAGCCAAACTCATGCCACTCAACTTCAAG GAGAAGCCAGAGCTCTCACGGGTGACCATCAACGATTGGATCGCAAACAAGACTGAGAACAGGATTCGGAACACCCTGCCGAAGGACTCGCTGAACTCCAACACTGTGCTGGTCCTGGTCAACACAATCTATTTCAAG GGTCAGTGGAAAAGCAAATTTGACAAAAAGAATGTCTTCAAGGCTGACTTCTATGTGAGTAAGTCAAAGACGTGCCCAGTGTCCATGATGTACCAGGAGACCAAGTTCCACTACGGCAGGTTCATGGAAGACAAGGTGCAGGTGCTGGAGCTGCCGTACCGTGGAGAGGACATGACCATGGTGCTGATCCTACCTCTCAAAGATacacccctgtctgag GTGGAGGAGAACCTGGACTTGAAgaagctgactggctggctgcatAACATGAAGGAAACCTCGGTGTCGGTGAAGCTGCCACGCTTTCGCATCGAAGACAGCTTCAGTCTGAAGGAGAAACTGCAGGCCATGGGGCTCGAGGACCTCTTCAGCCCCAAGGACGCCAGCCTGCCAGGCATCCTGGAAGATGAGACGAATGATCTGTATATTTCAGATGCATTCCATAAAGCATTCCTAGAG GTGAATGAGGAAGGCAGTGAGGCGACTGCTGCCACGGTTGTAATGGCCATCGGCCGTTCCATAAACTTAAACCGGGAGGTGTTTGTGGCCAACCGGCCCTTCCTCCTGCTCATCCGAGAGTCCACCATCAACACCATAGTGTTCACTGGCCGAGTGGCTGACCCCTGTGacccctga